ATATTCAGCAGAAGGAAGAAGAGAAATCGAGGAGCTTCTGCAAAAACTTTCTGATTGCGGCATAGAAAGAATGGTGATTACAATTCCCTATCTTATGGAAATAGTGAGGGAGAAATTTCCACACATTGAAATTTGTGCTTCTTCAATTTGCTATATCTCGAATATAAAAATGGCAAAACGCTTTGAAAGCTTGGGGGTAAAAAGAATCATAGTTGACCCTGACAAAAACAGGAATTTCAAATTCCTTCAAAAGCTTTCAAATTCAGTCAATTGTGATATTGAAATAATAGCAAACCATACCTGCATTCACCACTGCACATATGAATTTTACCATTACAATAATACAGGGCATGGAAGCCAAAAGACTTATTTTATGAATGAGAAGCCTTACAACCAATACAATCTCCTTTCCTGCACACTGAAAAAATTAGAATCCCCTTGGGAGTTTCTTGCATCTCCTTGGATACCTCCAACGGATATTGATATATTGAGGGATGTAGGTATAAAGTGGATTAAACTTGCAGGGAGAGGGTCGTCTTCTGAAACACTTTTGAAGTTAGCAGATGCATATGTAAACAAAAGACACAGCAATGACTTAATATCGCTTCTTGGCTGGTGCCATTGGAACAACTTCAGGAAAACAGCTGACAATCAGATTCTTCCTGAAATGAAAATTTACCTTGACTCTAAGAGGCTTAATGGATTTATTATGCATTTCTTGAAGGAATACAAATGTGATGATGGATGCAATTCCTGTAGTCATTGCAAGGTATATGCAAAAAAAGCACTGAGCTATGATGAAAAGTTATTGGAGCTTTACAAAAAAAATCTGAGGGAAAAATTGAACTCATTGATTGAAGAAAAGACCAATGAATCATTACCAAAAGCAAAGAAACATTTAAAAATAATTTCATAGATTCACAGAATGGAGCAGAAAACAAATAAAATGAGAAAAACATTCTTTATAACTGGCGCCACAGGGCTTCTTGGTAGCAGGGTTGCTTATGAGCTTGTGAATAACGGCTACAATGTTATCTGCCTTGCGCGAAGCAGAGAAGATGAAAAAGCCGAAGAAAGAGTAATCAAAAAAATCTCTTTTTGGTCACCATCAGAATGCAGAAAATTTTTCAATAATATTACAATATTAGATGGAGACATAGAAGCTGAAGATTTGGGCTTGAAAAAGGACGCAATTTCTCTTCTAAAAGATGTCTCGCCAATTTTTATCCACAGTGCTGCATGTACATCCTTTGAAGCGAGAGACAAAAAATCTTTATTCAAAACCAATTTAGAAGGCACAAAAAACTGTTTAAATACAGCAAAAGCTGTATCAGCACTCCATTTCAATCATATAAGCACAGCTTACATTGCAGGCAATTATAACGGGATCTTTTCTGAATCAGACTTCAATGTCAATCAACAATTCAAAAATGCCTATGAAGAATCGAAGTTTGAAGCAGAAAAAGCAGTAAGGAAATTCAGTGAAGCAACAAAAATTCCTGTCACAATCTTTCGCCCTTCAATCATAATGGGCGATACATTATCAGGAAAAACCTTCAACTTCAATACCCTCTATTCATACTTGAAGGTCATAAATGTAATTGCATCAAGAATCAGAAATAAAAAGATAAGTGATGAAATAAGATTTGAATGCTCAAAGAATACGACAAAGAATATAATACCTGCCGATTATGCATCTAAAGCCATTGCCGCCTTAATCCTGTCGAAAAGGCAGAATAGATTGGAAACATTTCATATAACCAATCCCAATCCGCCAACATTCTCGAAACTAAATAAGTTATTCCATAAAGCTCTCTCTTTGAAACCGCTGAAACTCGTGGACCTATTGGAGGAGAATAAAGACAAACTCTCGAAAACAGAAACCATGCTTAAAAAGGCAATGAAAACCTATCGCTCATATCTTTTCCATGAGCCATTGCTTGCATCGATGTATACTCTTTCAATTCTTGAAGAAAGGGGAATTGCTTTTCCAAATCTCGATGAGGATTACTACTTTAAAATTATTGATTATTTCCTCAAAAAAAATTCCTTCTCAAAGAAGGAGAAAAACGCATTTATTCAGTTATTTGAAATCAGGATGCAGTCGGCTGTTGGGACGAGAATTATACCAAACCTCAAAACATTGACAAAAGACTTCGTCCTCTGCCTTGAAGATATAAATACGAATTATTTCATAAGTGTAGAAGAAGGAAAGTTAATTAGTTTCCAAATCAATTCTCCAAAAGAAGGGCTATTTAAATTTACTTTATCTTCCAATGTTTTTACCGACCTTCTTCTATCAAAAATCAGACCTCAAGAAGCATTCTTCAAAAAACTCGTTCACATCGACGGCTCTTTGCTCGATGCACTCTCTCTTTCAACGGTATTTGAAAAATTTTTTTCAATCTTCAGCAGTGAATTAAATGAATTACAAATGGCATAATAAAAGTCAAAATGAATGGCTTCGTTATATTTTATCAATCCACTTCCATCAGGAAGAAGGCGCTCCTTACTGGCTAAATATCCAACGGAAGTTGGGAATCGATGTGCAAAAAGAAATAGAGTGTATCGATGACCTCCTTTTATTAGGTCCAATGGATGAAACCGCTTTGGCTAAATACCCTATTGAAGAATTTATTCCTCGAATCCTTTTAAAAAATAAATCACAAATTATCACAGCTGAAAGCGGAGGTACGACAGGAACTGTTAAACACACGGCTTATTCCCTCTCCGAATTTAGGGAAGCATTTTCAGAATTTTTTTATATAACTGCAGTGCAAAGAAACTTTCCGGGGCATCTTAATTGGCTTTTTGCCGCTCCTTCAGGGCCTCATATAATTCATCGCTCAGCTATGGAAATGGCTGCGCGATTCGGTACAATGACACCCTTTGCCATTGATTTCGACCCCCGATGGATAAAAAAATTTTCTCCCAATTCGATGCCTTTCAAAAGATATAAATCCCATATAATTGAACAATGTCTCAGAATTCTATCAACACAAGAAATTGGCGTATTATTTACAACACCTGATATTGCACTTTCCATAGCTGAAGAGCTTTCGCCTTCGCAAAGAAATAAAATAAGGGGAATACATCTTGGGGGGATGCCGCTTATGCCAGACATCTACGAAAAGATAACTTCCCTTTATTCATCTGCAGTAATCATACCGGGTTACGGGAATACACTTTTTGGATTGACTCTCGAAATATCTCCGCCAGATAGGAATTTCAATGTTGTTTATTATCCTCCGGGACCGAGAATCATAATAAAGATAATCAAACTTTCCAAAAATAATGGCCCTGCAAAGCTTCAAGAGGTAGAATATGGTGAAAGAGGCAGAGTAATGATACACCGTTTGGATGAAACACTTTTTCTGCCAAATTTAATAGAAAGGGATGAAGCAGAAAGGGCTTTACCTTTGAAGGTTTCAACTTGGGATATTGGCAGTCAAGACGGAATTAAAAATCCAAAAACATCTCCGGAGTTGAAGGAGGCAACATTAAGGGAGGGGTTATATTGAAAAAATTGAGGAAAACTAAAACAAATATATCCTTGTTTCTTTCTCTATCTGTCTTTTTTCTATCTTCATTCTTTATTCTATCATCTGCTTCAAGCGAAACAGTACGTTATAATTTCGATTCAGCAACAAGCAAAATAATATTCAAAGGGAAATCTACACTTCATTCATTTGAAGGTGAAGCGACTGAAATATCCGGATTTGCACAAGGAGACACTGAAAATATCGATAGGAATCCCAAAGGGAATTTTCAGGTAAAAGTGAAATCTATGAAATGTGAAAAAGAAAAAATGACAGCCAATATGCTTGAAGATATGGAGGCAGACAAATATCCTACCATTGATTTCGAACTACAAGATGTTTCCATTTTAAAGCAACCTGATGAAAGCAATAAATATTATTTAGTAAGCATATCTGGAAAACTCACAATACATGGAGTCACAAAGGAAATAACTTTTCCTGCAGATGTTGAAATTACTGAAAAGGACTTCAATTTGCATGCAAATGTGCCACTATCCTTGAAAGACTTCAATATAAAACCATCATCATTTCTCTTCTTTCTGCGAGTTAAAGATAGAATCGACTTGGAAATTCACATCCATGGACTGAGAGAAAATGTTTGAAGAAAATATCTTCGTAGAAAATGACGGCATACATCTTGAAGGGATAATCTCCTATAGCGAAAAGACAAAAAACGATTCTGCCATCCTTTTATTCCCACCCCATCCTAAATTGGGGGGAGATATAAAAAATAATGTAATAACCGCACTTTCAAATGCCTTTGTCAAAAATGGCTTTTTTACTGCCAGATTCAACTATAGAGGAGTTGGGAAAAGTGAGATGGAGGATAAAGATATCTCTCTTTTCGATTATTGGGATAGTCTTGATTCAAAGAATGATTTTACAAAAATAATCGCTGATAATAATCTTGCGGCAGAAGAGATAATCAATATCTCATCGGCTAAAAGTCTTATTCTTGTCGGATATTCTTTTGGGACAAAAATAGCCGCAGAGTTATCTTTGAAGCAAAATGTTTCTCATATCGTCTTGATATCACCTCCCCTTTCCTTCTATGATTATTCAAAGCTTGCGCAATTTGGTGGAAAAATTCTTTTTATTCTTGCTGAAAATGATATCTGTCTGAATGAAGATGAATTAAAATTATTTACAAAGAAACACTCAATCGATGCTAAAATAGAATTAATCAGAGGTGAAGACCATTTTTATAGAGGGAAAGAGGATAAAATTGCTGAAATATCTTTAAGTTTTATCTCTCAATAGAATATATCCGCTTTGAAATTGTTTAAAAAAAATGCCTTTATTAAGGATTGAAAATTTAAAAAAGAGTTATGATGGGAATCCTGCCCTTAGGGGAGTGAGTTTACAAATCGATGATGGTGAAATATTTGGGTTATTAGGTCCCAATGGGGCAGGAAAGACTACACTCATATCTATCTTGTCTTCTCTTTTCAAGGAAGAAGAAGGCACTATCGAGATAATTGAAAATGGTAACAGCTATTATCCAGAAAATTATAAAAAGCACATAGGTGTTGTGCCTCAGGATATTTCCCTTTACAGTGAATTGACCTGTGAAGAAAATCTTATCTTTTTTTCAAGACTCTATGGCATCAAGGGTAGAGAATCAAAAGATAGGACAAAAGAACTTCTTTCACTTGCAGGATTGGAAAAACGGGCAAAGGATAGAGTCAAATCACTATCAGGTGGTATGAAAAGACGCCTCAACCTTGTGTGCGGCCTTGTTAATTCACCTTCTTTGCTATTCCTCGATGAGCCCACAGTAGGGGTTGACCCTCAGTCGCGTGAGCATATCTATTCAATGATTAAAATGCTGAAGTCCCAATCGGTTACATCACTTTTAGCAACTCATTATATGAATGAGGCAGAAACACTTTGCGACAGAATCGCCATAATGGACAAAGGGAAAATTTTAATGGTGCACACAATCGAAGAATATATGGATTTGTTTGCGGAAAAGCTCAACCTCGAGCACATAGATATGGAAAAGATATTTCTCCATATCACAGGAAAGGAATTGCGGGATTAAAGATGACAATCTTCCATATAATCATCAAAGAGCTCAAACTTCTCGTAAGGGATAAAACATCGCTTATTCTTATGACAGCTGTGCCCATAGTCGTAATTTCTGTTGCAGGGCTTGCTTTAAGCGGACTCTACGGCAGGGCTGGTACAAATGTAAAAATCTATCTGCCCATTGCAGACAATGATAAAAGGGAATTCTCGGCAATTCTTCCTGAAATGCTCAAGAAAAGCGGTTTTTTCAATGTCGAAATAGTCTCGGAAGAAGACGCTTACCGACTTGTAAAAGATGACAACAAGGCAGCTGCCGCAATCATTATCCCAGAGGGGTTTTCCAGAAACTGCATAAGCGCCGGCACGCCTTCAATAAAATTGATTACAGATCCTGCTAAAGCTCTTGAAATTTCTACTATAAGAAGCGCGTTGAAAGAATTTGAGCTTCGCCTTTCCCTTGCCATTGGGAAACTTAAAACAATGCGCTCATCGACACTTCCCCTTCTCCTTTCTTTAAACCCGTCTCTTATAGAAAAAAAAGTCAGAAATCTTATTGAACAAGGAGCAAAAACATCTATTTCAATCGAAGAAGTCAATCTGACAGAAATAAAAAAAAATTTGAGTTCCTTTGACCAAAACGTCCCCGGCTTCAGCATTATGTTTGCAATGTTCGGAATGCTCTATGGATTTTCGGAAAGCATCTTTAAAGAAAGAGATGAAGACAACACAATGAGACGCTTTCTTTCATCGCCGGCAGGATTTAGCTCTCTTTTATATGGCAAGCTCATATCAAAAATAATTACCGGCTTTATACAGATGATGATTCTCTTTGGCTTTGGTTATTTTGTCTTTGATATGTCTCTTGGAAATTCTATTCTTGGACTTTCAATTGCTATTTTGG
This genomic interval from Candidatus Schekmanbacteria bacterium contains the following:
- a CDS encoding NAD-dependent epimerase/dehydratase family protein; this translates as MEQKTNKMRKTFFITGATGLLGSRVAYELVNNGYNVICLARSREDEKAEERVIKKISFWSPSECRKFFNNITILDGDIEAEDLGLKKDAISLLKDVSPIFIHSAACTSFEARDKKSLFKTNLEGTKNCLNTAKAVSALHFNHISTAYIAGNYNGIFSESDFNVNQQFKNAYEESKFEAEKAVRKFSEATKIPVTIFRPSIIMGDTLSGKTFNFNTLYSYLKVINVIASRIRNKKISDEIRFECSKNTTKNIIPADYASKAIAALILSKRQNRLETFHITNPNPPTFSKLNKLFHKALSLKPLKLVDLLEENKDKLSKTETMLKKAMKTYRSYLFHEPLLASMYTLSILEERGIAFPNLDEDYYFKIIDYFLKKNSFSKKEKNAFIQLFEIRMQSAVGTRIIPNLKTLTKDFVLCLEDINTNYFISVEEGKLISFQINSPKEGLFKFTLSSNVFTDLLLSKIRPQEAFFKKLVHIDGSLLDALSLSTVFEKFFSIFSSELNELQMA
- a CDS encoding YceI family protein — translated: MSGVEGGNIKGGVILKKLRKTKTNISLFLSLSVFFLSSFFILSSASSETVRYNFDSATSKIIFKGKSTLHSFEGEATEISGFAQGDTENIDRNPKGNFQVKVKSMKCEKEKMTANMLEDMEADKYPTIDFELQDVSILKQPDESNKYYLVSISGKLTIHGVTKEITFPADVEITEKDFNLHANVPLSLKDFNIKPSSFLFFLRVKDRIDLEIHIHGLRENV
- a CDS encoding alpha/beta fold hydrolase, which gives rise to MFEENIFVENDGIHLEGIISYSEKTKNDSAILLFPPHPKLGGDIKNNVITALSNAFVKNGFFTARFNYRGVGKSEMEDKDISLFDYWDSLDSKNDFTKIIADNNLAAEEIINISSAKSLILVGYSFGTKIAAELSLKQNVSHIVLISPPLSFYDYSKLAQFGGKILFILAENDICLNEDELKLFTKKHSIDAKIELIRGEDHFYRGKEDKIAEISLSFISQ
- a CDS encoding ATP-binding cassette domain-containing protein; translation: MPLLRIENLKKSYDGNPALRGVSLQIDDGEIFGLLGPNGAGKTTLISILSSLFKEEEGTIEIIENGNSYYPENYKKHIGVVPQDISLYSELTCEENLIFFSRLYGIKGRESKDRTKELLSLAGLEKRAKDRVKSLSGGMKRRLNLVCGLVNSPSLLFLDEPTVGVDPQSREHIYSMIKMLKSQSVTSLLATHYMNEAETLCDRIAIMDKGKILMVHTIEEYMDLFAEKLNLEHIDMEKIFLHITGKELRD
- a CDS encoding ABC transporter permease; translation: MTIFHIIIKELKLLVRDKTSLILMTAVPIVVISVAGLALSGLYGRAGTNVKIYLPIADNDKREFSAILPEMLKKSGFFNVEIVSEEDAYRLVKDDNKAAAAIIIPEGFSRNCISAGTPSIKLITDPAKALEISTIRSALKEFELRLSLAIGKLKTMRSSTLPLLLSLNPSLIEKKVRNLIEQGAKTSISIEEVNLTEIKKNLSSFDQNVPGFSIMFAMFGMLYGFSESIFKERDEDNTMRRFLSSPAGFSSLLYGKLISKIITGFIQMMILFGFGYFVFDMSLGNSILGLSIAILGISFSSASIGLLVSSVSNTKEQARSLGTLTILTLAGLGGCWWPLFIEPAWMQKLSLLAMPAWGMNCFYNFMLRGKEISDTLYYLIGLYSYGIIALIVGMIIFSNWDERRLL